TGACATAGAACTGAAATTTTAAGTTCTAAGATGAATTTTCCATTAGGAATTTCATCTATCTTGTGTTCTGAAATATCAGAAAAGTTAAATGAGTGTTAAATGTGTAAATGTTGAAGTTGAGTTACTCCTTTCAGGACCTTCCTTACATTGTTGTCATAACATTAGAGTTTAACCACAAAGGATGGCTTCCATACATACAGGCATCACAACATCAAGCCAATAAGTCTTTAAAGAGCCATTCAACCAGTGACAGTGATCACTAATATGGTAACAGTATCAGAAAGATACTTCGTAAAAACAATTTTAATGTAAACACCAACATTTTCATCTATTAAGCAATATGATGTTATGAAACATGTTGCTAATTTAATCAAGGCATTACCACTCAAGGTACATGAATGCTAATGCACACAAATATTATCATAGTTTTTTGGATATTATCCATCCATGGAAGTCCTGGTTTGGTGTGGGAGTGAGTTCTTTATATAGTCTATATACTGTATACACGAAATGTAGAATGCAAGAACTTGTATCTTGATTTACAAAAAAATATTGAAGATATATGTCTTGGTTGTTTCTTTTTTGTCGAGTAGCCACATATTGTTTGGAGTATATACTGATTCTATCGAAGTAACTGTAAATAGCAATTTTTTAACTGTTATATATGATTTAGCTGTAAAAATCAAACTGTACAAATGTAAATATTATAAGAGTTGAGTAATCTCAAAGTCGGAATCAATATTGTAATATTAGTCTATTTGGTTTCCCATACCTTCCAAAAATGGATTCCAAGTTAATTTTATCCTCTTATTCTTGAATGAGCTGGCAGCTGCTGTTTCTGTCCATGTCGAGTGACTTTGTCTTCCTGTAGAGTCTATGTTTCAATCTTAATTTTTCCCCAGTTCTTGCAACTTGTATCGATTCAATGTCCCTGTACAAAAAGCTTAAGACTTCTAGAAGTTCATGTCCCAATTTGAACCTCTTTTAGCATGAAGAAAATCTCAAGGCACCTACCTTGCCAGTAGATCAGTGGAAAAACCTCACTGTATAAAGGATCTAATAAGCCAACAGTAATATTATAAAAAGCTTGTTTTCCTCTGCTGCATTCATATGTGAGGACTTGTGTTTTCACATGATTTATGTGATGCATGCCTAGATAAGAGCCAGAGAAACATGTTCATTGAGATTTAGTCAATGACGGAAGCTGAAATTTGTCTAAAGATCAGATTCCAGTTTTCAGAAAAGCTAGATGAAGAGAAATTTGTAATTGAATGCAATATCTAACTGTTATATCTACGAGTGAGATACATCCTGACTGGAGATGAGGTCTTGTATCTCAGAAAAGCTAGATGAAAAGAAATTATTCTCTGATATTTCTCGCTTGTGATTGTAACTTTGTGGACGAATGTAATATCCAACTTTTATATTTACCGGTCGTATGTATGCTGACTTGTCATTATTGTATGCCGTAATTCCAGGTGCTGATTACCGTTCAAATAGTCTACATTCCCAATGGTTCAATGACAATTTGTCAGCTCCACACAGCCTAATCAGACTAAAACATTCTTCGGTTGTACGAGCAGCCAGCAGCAGTGTTCATACACTAAGCATAGAATAAGCAGCTCTCTTTCTACTTACAATTAACATCCAGTCTGGTAGTTTTGTTAACGTAGTTATGAAATTTGCAATCCATCTGTAAAATGAACTCATTTTGCTCGAGCATTTACGATTGTGATGTGTTATTGTAATTTTCTTCGAAAACATAGTTGAAGTGGTTCTCTTTCAGCGAATGGCTGTATCTACTTGATTTATATATCGTTCTCAGTACAGTAGTGGGTGTTTAATGATTATTATCGTGAAAGCAATTTGTGGTCTAACCGAACACACTACTAACTTGGCCTACTCTCGAATTGGCTAAATGACAATAGATTGGGTTAGATATTGTTGGATTTGGTGAGACTGTATAAAGCcaaaataaatatcaattttttagCTATACAAATGTAAGctattttttctttattatatGTTAATTTATATTGCACAATTATGATGGTTTTTATCAGGTTAGGTTTAGTTGCCTTTTGCTTATATTTAAATTGAACAATGCTGGATTACAAATTATTGCGATTCCTAATCCCACTTCTTTCTAAGCTAAAAATCCAGAaaagaagaatatatatacatatcatagTTAATATATGTTGTTTATTAGTTGTTGGTGATGAAAAGCTAATTAACAGTAACACCCCATCAAATTGATTGACTTCTTTGGGGCTTCATTTCTTTTAATGATATATAATATCTAAGATAGCTGTGATCAATAGTTGTCAATCAAAATTTATTGAATAAATGTTAAGGACAGCTACATATTTGCAAAATCTATTATCATGGCTCCACCTATGTGTCTTCTCCTCACTTTCTAATCGTCGTTCTTGTTCTCTTGTTGTCATGTATTTGAAGAGGGCGAAGGAGGATTACCTACATGTTCCTCCACGTATACGCCTTTGCACCCGGTCACCTTCACATATAGACCCCCTATTACTTTTATCTTTGTCTCATAACGTCATCTTAATCTTCTTGTATCATTGCCCTAAACTCTCCTCTCGTAATGAAGACGATGAAAATAACACGAGGAGAGAATGGAAGTTATCGATGATCGAAGGATTATAAAAAACGATATAGGGCTTATACACGGAGGCACAGGTTGTCGGGGACAAAAGTGCATGGGCaaaatcatcttttataaaaGATGAGATACGTtctaaaaaaattcttaaaattaagatttttttttcaaaaaaattacccatatatatatattatatgtaatcAATAATTGCCAAAGTGGTTGTGACTACAATGCGACTCTCTAATGCACATAGGAACATTCACCTTTTCCTTTTGTGAATAATTGTACTCATTGATGCAATTGACTTTTGCCATttattttactatatatatatatttatttacgtTAACTCACTTGATATCATGATGGAGCGGAGATTGAACGCCCTTCTATTCTTGTTGATATGACTTTCCAAAGTTAGCATTTGCTTTTCATGTTGTCCTTTTTAACTCTTTAATTCTTTGTCTCGTACCAAACATTTTGTTTGATGCCTCCTCTCTTTCtctatattctctctctctcaacatcAACTCAATTGTCTTATCGATCGATGCATGGATATGTTACTATCAAGGAAACAACATGACACATGAAGAAGTCACGTCTTCCATGCCACGCCAAAGCCTTTGGCTTCACCCCAACTTCAATTCCTAAGCCTCCATTGGCTCACGTAGGCCTACCTcactttggagcatatcaaacacCATGCGATGCTCTTTTTTTTCTAAGGCTAATTTGCATCATCCAATAATTGTCACAATCTGATTTGATAGGATCATTGATCCGTTAAACTGACGGGTctaatttattgataaaaaaaatatttaaaattaaattcataaaaatagGTTCGTCTAACACTTTTATATCATATCGCTCAGCTCGTAATATATTGTGGTGTTAAAGCTCGTTCTTCCTTTTTATTAATCATAATTTCTTGATTTATTCTAAGCATTTCAGTGAAATTATTACGTCGATAAGTAACTAATTGTTTGAAAAATCTTCATCATGGAAACTTAGCTCACAAAGTATTTCTAAGTAAATGTTGAGTACAGTACAACTGATTAGTTGtcataatcaatcaatcaatcttaGCATGATCGATTCAATTCCTCACAAATTTCATTAATCTTGTCATCTCATCCATCCCATGTGACATTACAATAATTATATCATCCTCGAGAGaaactccaaatctatgatgcaaTCTTGCATCCGACCAACAAACCAACAGCACAGCATGTCTTTTCATTTGGTTTTCATTGTCTTGTCCAACTATATGTTTTGGCCAGTCTCTCTGTTCTTGTGATCATGGAGACATGCACGGCTCTCCGAAGGTGGTGGTTGCCATGTCGCACAGCAAACCCCAATCATGACCAGTTTCATACCCCATCATCATATGTGTTGTTCGAACAGCTAACTCACCGACACAGCTTCGATGTCAGTGGTGGCGAGGAGAACACAAGCATCTTTCATCCTCTAGTTCACGATCCAAGGTTTGTTCTGGTGTCAGAGAAAGCTACAGGAGTTCATCACTCGTCACTGCAACTGTGAGCAGAAGTAAAACCTGGGCAAGCATGCCTTTCGCAGCTTGATTTATGTGTCGGTGTAGGATAGTTTGATCATACGTGAAGAAAGTATTCCGAATCATAGAATCTTCCATCCTGTAGTTCACAACTTAGGGTTTGTTCTGGTCTCAGAGAAAACCACAGGAGTTAATTAGCAGAAGTAAAACTAGCTAATTAAGCATGTCTTTTCACAGCTTGATGCATGTGTCAGTATAGGATAGCCTAACCACAGGTGGATTAGTAGACAATAGATGTCATTGGTTTAAGCTAACTTTAATTAGTTGACCTTAAACTCTTAAGTCAAACAGAGGTCTCTCATAAACTATCTGAAGGTCACCACCAACCACAAGAAGAATGGTTGAGTAGAACCTGAAAGTGGCAGTCTGACAAGTTGTGATGGAAACTGAGTGCCATTAGGCCTGTCAGAGATGAATCATACTCCTCTTGAGAGCTCATATTTCCAAGTGTTTCATCAGCTTCAAATAGAAGAGGAAGACAGATGAAAGTGCTGTGGTTTCAAGTACAAGACATTCTGCTTAGTGTTGAGATCCACAACAGCTGATGCTTGAGAGATGGAAGAAGCATGTGATGATACACAATAGATGTCATTAAGAAGTATTGCTGATGATTGATGATGCATGAGATGGTCCAGCAGTCATTTCAGCTTCTTTTCTACTCTTGGTTGGAGGACTAATAATACTACAGGCCAACAGCATGTGCCATTAGATCATAACCCAAAACTTGAGACTTCTCTTTGTGATCATCCTCAATCAATACCATCTCCTCCCTTTCATCCCAAGGAAACTTGAGAAGGTTCACTGCTCTCCAATACCTCTCTCCTCTAACCACAAGTATGAACATTTATTTAGGTGACACCCCACTTGacacttcctctctctctctctctctctctctgtgatcaCCCCTCAATCAATAACATTTGGTTGTCTCTTTCATCTCAAGGAAACTTGAGGAGGTTTAATGCTCTTCAATTCCTCCAAGAACAAGTATGAATATTCTCATACTAATACTCCACTCCACAGCTTTGTTCCTTGCTTTGTTACTGCATCATTAGCTGAACATGGTCACAGACAGATGCATGTGTTGTGGAGGTGCTCTCTCCAATAAAATAAAGAGGGTTGGAGATGAAAGGATGAAGGAAGATCTAACCACAAGGGTACTATGGTTTGGTGATGGGGACTCTACAACAACAAGAGGGGCCCTTTTGTAACCtaatcttttcttcttcctttcctaatGATCTCCACATGCAAACATGTTTAGCCCTTTGCAAGTCCACCACATCATGCAGATCTTGTGAGCTCATGTTCATGTATGTCTCAGCACAGTGAAAGTTCCTAAAGGTGAATCATATATGTAAGTTGATAATACTCAACAAAAATTTTGCCATTGTTTCTTATTTGTTCAACTTAACCATGATAACATAAATGTAATCACTGCAAATTATCAAGCCATGCATTGACCAGGGATGACTACTGTGTCCTGTTCTATGATTAAAGTCAACCCACCTTGTCAGAATCCATGATCACATCACCAAATCTGGGTAGAAGTCCTCACTGTCAAAAGAAAAATATTCATAGAGCAATAATTAAAAACAAATCATgagtttattatttaaattacACTCTTTACCTACTAGAAAATCAATTTCTTCACTCATAAATATCCCTAAATTAACTCAAGTCAAAGTCCAAACACAAATCTATCTTATTGTACACCCTAGTGATAGATCCCAAAGAATTTCTCATTTTTCCTCTCACATTCTTTATCATTATCACATAAAAAATTAGAAACACTAAGAGTATTATGTCACATCATCCCAACAAATATTTAGATATATAcatgaaatatttaaaattaattaaatcataaataggttttatatttaatttttttataatattaacatcaaaatttaaaaataattatccatCCCAATAAAATTTATGTATAGTGACACTAAGGCAAGATAAAAAGCCCACAACACATTATCTATCATTCCCTTAATTACTTGGGAAACATAAACCAAAAGGTTTAAGAATGCAGCACAACTGTATAAGTTATTATAGAGGAAAGGGGAACTATTTTTTAGTGGTAGTAAGAAGGAAAAAAATGTTTTTTTCTTTGGGGAGTGCAGCACAACTGTACACAGTTATGAGAGAAGGGAAATTATTTTTTAGTAGCAGTGGTAGTAGAAGAAGGAAAacgttttctttttgaaaaatgttttttcttttgagagagaggtgagaggaattgggGGGAGAGAAGGTTTATTAGTCTTATATTTCACACACAATCCCTTCGTCAAGAAATCTTCATTTCctcttccctccctccctcttcccCAAGATTGCACCTTTGGCCTTTCGTCGCAGGTTTATAGCGCGGTAGCGGTCGTGGGAGGTGCcacgggcggcggcggcggcggtcggTTGTGGCCTGCGGTGGAGTGGTCTCTCGCTAGCGTGCCGATTGGTCGCGGGAGATTCGTCGAAGAAGGAAATGTTGGGGAGTCGGCATTTTGAGGTCCGCCGCGGGCTGGAGCGGCCCGATCTATGATGTGCGTGGTTGATTCCGCCTCGCAGTTCGTGGATTGTTTGGTCGTCCGCgcagggagaagaagaaggggttgCGGTTTGGTTCTCCGACGCCAGCTTCATGGCGACCACCAAGCGCGCCTACAAGTTACGTATCCTTTTGTTGCCCACCTTCTGttgaattcaaattttttttttttcccttaggGTATTTTTCGTGGTAATTAGGGGAAGTCCATCTTTGgaatcaaaatcgttttttttctattttctttgatTTTTCGAACATTATTTTGGCAAGCCTGTTCAGTCCATTCTTGGTCATTCGATCCGGTTAACTTGCTACACTCATGTTCGTAAGATCTTATTCTGTTTGAAGTTTTGGATCTCTGTGATTTATAGAAGTGATATTTGCAAGTCTTGACAAGAGTAAATCTAGAGGAATTTGTGGCACATTCTTCCAATGTCAACTGCCTAAAGATTGGAAGGAAGACTTCGAGGGTTCTTGTTACTGGAGGAGATGATAACAAGGTCAATATTTGGGCTATTGGAAAACCCAATGCCATAATGGTAGGTGCCCCTCTAGCTCGTCCCACCGGCCCAAACTTGTCTTACCTATCTGTATGTTAAAGTGTTCTACTTCTGATGTCCACTTGTTGTGTACCTTTTTGATCATTTGCAGAGCTTATCTGGTCATATGAGTGCGGTTGAGTCAGTAAGTTTTGATTCTTCAGAGGTGTTGGTGGCTGCTGGTGCAGCTAGCGGCTCAATAAAGTTGTGGGATTTGGAAGAGGCAAAGAGTAGGACACCTTATTTTATTTTAGCAGTATTTAGATAGATGATTTCAGAAAGATAAGCAAGATGTTTTATACGATTGGTTCTTCTTGTATTTGATTTGTGCAGTCGTTCGCACGCTAACTGGCCACAGGTCTAACTGTATAGCTGTTGACTTTCATCCATTTGGAGAGTTCTTTGCTTCTGGGTCACTGGATACAAATCTAAAAATATGGGATATCAGAAGAAAAGGATGCATCCATACATACAAAGGTCACACACGAGGGGTTAATGCCATTAAATTCACCCCTGATGGGCGGTGGGTTGTTTCTGGCGGGGAAGACAATATTGTGAAGGTTTTGCCTCAACCTTATGGTTCACATCTTTGATTGCGCTAATGAAATTCATAAGTAATACTTTCTTTCCACTTATTTGATTGAAATTTTTGATTAAGTGGTCACGTTTGGTGAGCATTTGAACTTATCATGCTGGAGAAGTACCTTAACCTGTTGCTTTATTATGATAATTCTTTCTTTATTATCATAATTGATTTGACTTGTTTACATATACATAGGCGGAATAAATTAAAAATCATAAGTACCTTAACCCCCCTTTATCTCTTATCAACAGCTTTGGGATCTTACTGCTGGAAAGCTTTTACATGATTTCAAGCTCCATGAGGGCCAGATTCAGTGCATTGATTTTCATCCTAATGAGTTTCTGCTGGCAACAGGTTAGCCTGAGTGTCAAACTGTGGATTATATTATGAAGAGACTGTGGACTTTCAAACATCTATTGCTTGCAAAATTGTATATAGATGAGTGTGGACTTTCAAACATCTGATATCTCATGCTAATGTCATCTTCTGCCTATATCTGATGATCAGGGAGCTTGAAttaacatatatgtatgtattagaTTGTTTTGGTTGAAATGGATCTTCAAACATGTGGTGTGAGCTTTTAGTGGTTTGGCTTATTTGAATCTGTGGCCTTTCTCAAATCCATTAGTTACTGTTGTTTGGTTGGTAGGATGGCTCATTCTTGTTGTGAACTCTGTTTTTGGAGCGTTTAGTTATTCATTGTATTGGAAGAAAACTGTTTGTGTTGCATCAGATAAGCGGCCTTTGGTGCTCACTCCTATGGTACCTCTGCTTTGTGCTTTGTTCTGATGTTCCAAATCTCaattatgaataccttatttttccTCTTCATATTAGGTAGCGTTGTTTATTCTATTTGCTATTGCAAATACTGTAAATGGTTCTGAATTCAACATAGAGAAAGCAATTGTTGTATTTTGATGACGCATCTCCCACCAATTGAGATCACTAGATGTCACCTTTCtttcaatgaaaatattaaggacATTGACCAAAACTTAAGGACAATTGATGTCAATTAATACAGTTTTAATGAAAAGTATGAATGTTAATACTACATGGTTAGACTGACTCTACAGTTTTTTATGGGCTACTAGGTAATTAGGTCATGAATCTTCCATCTATTGCAACTTTGTTGAATCATCTTATATATTAGTTGGATATACTGCATTGCATAGGCATTTTCTTGTTTTGTCAGCTAAGTGCTGCTAATAATGGTTTTAAGATTAAATTTTTAGATACATACATTTTATGTAGTTTACGAAGATTCTTTTGTACATTTGCTAATTTTTTGTTGCATATTCTTGCATTTGTATAGTCTTCTTTAATCTGCGGGCATATCTTTTGCTTGTGGATGAAGAATTGCATGATATACAACTTGAGCAAGATCTGTGTTGTAAATGTAGTTAGTTATTGTCTATGTTTTCAATTGTCACAAACTGAAttttaaacaaatattttacAGGCTCAGCTGATAGAACTGTTAAGTTCTGGGATCTTGAAACTTTTGAGTTAATAGGGTCTGCTGGACCTGAGGTATTAAAAATTTACTgatattttcttttggtttttcacCGAAACTGTTTGGTCAAAGTCCTGTATAATATTTCGTTGAAGCTCTGTTGACTTTTTTCTAATTGGACCCGATTTGATATCTTATTCAATGTATATAATTTGAATATTTGTGTCGCTGACTTTTTGAATTGGTTATACCTCTTAGGCATGCCGTGATGTACAGGGAATCGTGTGGTGTCAGGTCTCTCTGCTGATACAGTAGAAAGAGTCAATCCAGTACAACTTAAGCTCAGTCCATTCAGGGCTTGGTTTTAGTTTGTTCATTTGAAAAATAAGATGAGGCCTAGCTTGATTTCTCATACATTAGACTAGCTAGGACATGGGTTTGACATGCCTTGCTGACTAATGTGTGAGTCTGACTCTGAAAAGGCTGGTGCTTTCTGAATTGGACCTTGAACACACTAAAAAATTTGGGCCTAGGGTGTATAGTTTTCTGCTTGTCCACCTAAGAACTTCCATCAAGGCATGTAACTGCAAGTTTCCTTGTCATACTTGCTTTTCTTCTTGGAATCGTTACCAttcttttttacattttcttataTATTTGCCTTAAGGGTGAGCCTTGACATTGTGGTAAGATTTCTTTGGCCCATGTGATCAAAGTTCGTTCAATTCTGCTTGCAGAGGTAAGGCTGCATATTTTGACCTGTCCAAACCTCCCCGACCCTGCATTTACAGGAGTCCCTTGCTAGTTATGAATTATAGTAGACATCCTATCAGTTGTTCCCGCTTTCTGTGCTAGTGCTGTCCTCTTTGCACTAGCCTTTTGTCGTTCAACAAACTAATAAATTATGAAGCATTTGAAAACCACttggttatcttttttttttttgaataattgatTTCATAGACTTCAGTATGGTTGTGCCATGTCCTATgcagttttatttttttctaagtgTAGTTAACTGTGCTGCTCACTTAATAAGATTGTCTCCAGACTTCTGGTGTGCGTTCTATGACATTTAATCCTGATGGGAGAACTTTGCTTTGTGGATTGCATGAAAGTCTGAAGGTAAACTcagttgtttcttttttttatgataaatctttttGCACATGTAATTGGTGAGCTTTTACAGATCCTAACCTTAGTTATATCCAGATTTTTTCTTGGGAACCAATAAGATGCCATGATGCAGTGGATGTGGGATGGTCTAGACTATCAGATATGAATATTCATGAGGGAAAACTTCTTGGATGTTCATACAATCAAAGCTGTGTTGGAGTATGGGTTGTAGACCTCTCTGTGAGTTCTAACTCTTCATTCTTAATTTTCTTGTGTTCTATTGTTTATCATTTTTGGAGAAATATTGAGCATGGTACCTGGTTGTGTATGTAAATTGACAAAAGTAACACAATGTTATAAATTACAGCGTATTGAGCCATATGCAATTGCTAGTGCTGTTATAACAAATGGTCACTCAGAATTAAAGTCTACATCAAGTGGTAATCTGTCTCTGCAAGCTGATAACAACATAAAGTCTAGTATGGGGAGGCTATCGATATCGCAAAGTTCAGAACCAAATTCTAAGGAGACAAAACAAGTAGCATGTGGGTTTCTGgtctttttttatatatcttttgtTTAATTGTAAAGCTGCCATACTGAATATGTTCAAAGCACTAGAATATATATGGAAGAATTCACAATTTTTATGCTTTGAAACTGAAGCAGCTGCAGTCGTTCCTGGTACTCAAAGAATTGCAACAAGTGCTGGCCAAAAAGCAACTACAATAACAACAGCACCTGTTGTTACTTCTGTAAAAAGAAGTTCATCAAAAGCTCAGGCTACGACCAATCTTCCTACCATCAACAAATCTGAAATATTTCCTGTCGTTGTCCCAAGAACTAGCCCCAGATTTGAGCTGTCCTCTGATTCTACCAAGAGCACTGGGGTTGGAAGAACAGTACCATATGATATCCAATCAAAATTTGCTAATTTTCAGAAGGTATCAAACATCAGAGATGATTCAGACAAAGCAGATATGTCCGTTCAGTCTGTGGGTACTGAACATAATGAACTTTTGGAACAAACTGCTATTTCTTCTTGCAATGCTGTAACTCAACCAGTGATTGCTGGAGAAAATAACTTGAATGATATTAGACGTGTTAGAACAAGGAGGTTAGGAGCAAACCTATTCAGAGAATCAAGTGCAAATTATGATCAGGAAAACTGTAAGTCTGAATCCTATTGTTATATGTTGTGAGAGCCCTTAATCCTTGATCTATCTTTTATGTGTTACAGCTAGATATTTTGTATTATCATATTCTCTGTAGCATTTTCGTTTTTGCTTGTTACATCAAATTTTGTTGTTTAGTGGTGTATGTTGTTAATTCTCATGTATTCTCAAGCAACACACAGAAGTTATGTACCTTTTTTGCCTGGAATTAATCCTACTCGTAACTTTGTGTGTGATAAGTATGACAAGTGACACTTTAAACTTTTATCATTTTTAGTAACAGCAAATGTTCATTTTTAGTTTTCATTACAAGGTTTGCATGTTGTTGGTTGGCAAGGTATTGACAGGGTACTTGATCATTGATGCATGCTTATGTGTTATGCCAAGCACATAGCCTTGTGGCACATGTATACTATGATTGATATGAAGAGGCAACACATATgtataataaaaaatgaaatcatCATTTTGTTTTCATTATTTCATAACTTGGTACCTAGTACTAACTTCATAAAcaaatataaatgtatatttaACTGCTCACTATCAAAGTTGTACTATCAAAGAACCAACTGGGGGTCAAAGTCCTCTCAGGAAGAAAGATCCACAATCATTTTGGTATTTCATAAATGGCATTGCATGGTCAACATTATGATGTTGCATGTACCCTGTATTGGCTTAAATAGCCTTTGCTATAATACAGAGGAGATTTACCAGTTCATGTCCCTAATATATTTCTAACAGTTGATATAGGTTTTTGATTATCCAAAAACAAACAGTGATAAACTAACATTGAATTTGGACATTTTATACTAAAGATGTTAGGATTTTTTGCTTCAAAAATATTGGTTTTAAGGGATTTTGAAGAGGGATTTTTTCCCTTTCCAGTTTTGAAGGGACATTTCAATCTTTATGATCAGTGAGGAACCCTCTCCTTGTATATGCTGACATTTCAATGTAATGCAATAACCAATTTATTTATTGAACTTATGCACAGTATATTGGATGTGTGATCGGTACTTATATAGTTTTTTTGTTATATCTAGATAGCATTAGAGTCCATAAGCCAAAGGAAGCCTGCTCTTTTGATGCTCCAAAAGGAGGTATATATGACCTGCTTATTCTAAATGGTGCTTATATAATTGTGTTTCATACTTTGTATAATTTTCTGCACTTGTAGGAAGAACTAAGTCACTTGTTGCAAACTGGGAAAGGAGGGAACGTTCTCCAACCTATGATGGACCAAGACTAAGTAGTTCCTCTGAGACAATGGCCGGTGCTAACTCCTTGTATTCTTTGGTAAAATTTTTACATGTCACTTTCTTTAAGTCTAGAGCTTTGGTTGTGCATCTGAATTTGACTTCTTAAACTTTGTATCAGATTGATTCTGCAAGCTTTAAAACTTAAAAGCATTTTTATGCATGAATTCTAAAGTATTGTTGATGATTCTTATCCTTCAGCTTAGTTGCATTTGTTTTATCCTCATAAAACTTCTTAGTCATTGGGGGTTGAGAACCAACAGGCTATGCCTTTATGCATCGGTCATTTCCTTATATTTTGTTGTACATTCGACCTAGTAACTTTTCCAGCTTTTTGTCTTATCTATTATTTCAGAAtttggaaaaataaaattttgagttGTTCTCAATCCACTGTTCTAATCATCTCTTTTCTTTCAGAAAAAAATCTAATACAGTATTTATCTTCATTGAATTGAACAGAGGGGTCACAATCGAATTGCTGAAAAGGAGATTGTACCTGCTTCTGATGAAGATGCTATTTCTTTTGTATTGGAAAAACATGACCAGTTCTTAAATGTGGCACAGTCTCGATTGACCAAACTACAGGTAAAATTTTTTATGTTGTTAATTTCTTATGCATTTTTAGTGGCTGAGAATGCCAATGGCATAACAGTGAAGATAATATGCATTATGTAGTCTAGTCAactgaattataatttttttacctATTATCCCTCAGGTTAATGGAAATCTATGATTTTGCTGGCTCAGCTGCTTGATAT
This genomic stretch from Musa acuminata AAA Group cultivar baxijiao chromosome BXJ3-9, Cavendish_Baxijiao_AAA, whole genome shotgun sequence harbors:
- the LOC135585011 gene encoding katanin p80 WD40 repeat-containing subunit B1 homolog KTN80.4-like isoform X1, with translation MATTKRAYKLQEFVAHSSNVNCLKIGRKTSRVLVTGGDDNKVNIWAIGKPNAIMSLSGHMSAVESVSFDSSEVLVAAGAASGSIKLWDLEEAKIVRTLTGHRSNCIAVDFHPFGEFFASGSLDTNLKIWDIRRKGCIHTYKGHTRGVNAIKFTPDGRWVVSGGEDNIVKLWDLTAGKLLHDFKLHEGQIQCIDFHPNEFLLATGSADRTVKFWDLETFELIGSAGPETSGVRSMTFNPDGRTLLCGLHESLKIFSWEPIRCHDAVDVGWSRLSDMNIHEGKLLGCSYNQSCVGVWVVDLSRIEPYAIASAVITNGHSELKSTSSGNLSLQADNNIKSSMGRLSISQSSEPNSKETKQVASAAVVPGTQRIATSAGQKATTITTAPVVTSVKRSSSKAQATTNLPTINKSEIFPVVVPRTSPRFELSSDSTKSTGVGRTVPYDIQSKFANFQKVSNIRDDSDKADMSVQSVGTEHNELLEQTAISSCNAVTQPVIAGENNLNDIRRVRTRRLGANLFRESSANYDQENYSIRVHKPKEACSFDAPKGGRTKSLVANWERRERSPTYDGPRLSSSSETMAGANSLYSLRGHNRIAEKEIVPASDEDAISFVLEKHDQFLNVAQSRLTKLQIVYRLWERNDIKGVISAIEKMSDHAVSADVLSSLMDKSDIITLDICTALLPLLTSLLESKMDRHLGISLEMLLKLVRIFGPVISTTLSAGPSVGVDLQAEQRLERCNSCFIELEKVKHRISLLIRRGGSIAKSAKELNLALQNML
- the LOC135585011 gene encoding katanin p80 WD40 repeat-containing subunit B1 homolog KTN80.4-like isoform X3, coding for MATTKRAYKLQEFVAHSSNVNCLKIGRKTSRVLVTGGDDNKVNIWAIGKPNAIMSLSGHMSAVESVSFDSSEVLVAAGAASGSIKLWDLEEAKIVRTLTGHRSNCIAVDFHPFGEFFASGSLDTNLKIWDIRRKGCIHTYKGHTRGVNAIKFTPDGRWVVSGGEDNIVKLWDLTAGKLLHDFKLHEGQIQCIDFHPNEFLLATGSADRTVKFWDLETFELIGSAGPETSGVRSMTFNPDGRTLLCGLHESLKIFSWEPIRCHDAVDVGWSRLSDMNIHEGKLLGCSYNQSCVGVWVVDLSRIEPYAIASAVITNGHSELKSTSSGNLSLQADNNIKSSMGRLSISQSSEPNSKETKQVASAAVVPGTQRIATSAGQKATTITTAPVVTSVKRSSSKAQATTNLPTINKSEIFPVVVPRTSPRFELSSDSTKSTGVGRTVPYDIQSKFANFQKVSNIRDDSDKADMSVQSVGTEHNELLEQTAISSCNAVTQPVIAGENNLNDIRRVRTRRLGANLFRESSANYDQENYSIRVHKPKEACSFDAPKGGRTKSLVANWERRERSPTYDGPRLSSSSETMAGANSLYSLRGHNRIAEKEIVPASDEDAISFVLEKHDQFLNVAQSRLTKLQVSADVLSSLMDKSDIITLDICTALLPLLTSLLESKMDRHLGISLEMLLKLVRIFGPVISTTLSAGPSVGVDLQAEQRLERCNSCFIELEKVKHRISLLIRRGGSIAKSAKELNLALQNML